In Pantoea agglomerans, the genomic stretch GCAGCAGGTGACGCGCCAGCTGCAGGAAGTGCTGCACTATTTCGACCTGATTGTCGGGACGGAAGAGGAGTTCCATATTGCGGGCGGCAGCACCGATACGCTGGCGGCGCTAAGAAGCGTGCGCCAGGCGACGCAGGCGACGCTGGTGTGCAAGCGCGGTCCGCTGGGCTGCGTGGTGTTCGAGGGCGAGATCCCCGATAGCTGGGAGCAGACGCGCCTGCACAGCGGCGTGCGGGTCGACGTCCTTAACGTGCTGGGCGCCGGCGATGCCTTTATGTCCGGCCTGCTGCGCGGCTGGCTCAACGACGAGGGCTGGGAGCAGGCGTGCCGTTACGCCAATGCCTGCGGCGCGCTGGTGGTGTCGCGTCACGGCTGCGCGCCGGCGATGCCGACCAAAGCGGAGCTGGATGATTTTCTCAGCCGCGACCAGCAGGTAAAACGCCCCGATCTCGATCAGCGTCTTAACCATTTGCATCGCGTCACCACCCGCAAACAGCGCTGGCCGGAGCTGAACGTCTTTGCGTTCGACCATCGCAAACAGCTGGCCGATATGGCGCGTGAAGCGGGCGTCGATGAGAGCAGGATCCCGGCGCTGAAAGTGCTGCTGCTAAAGGCTGCGGAAGAGGCGGCGCGCGATGCCGGACTGGAGAGCAAGAGCGGCATTCTGGCCGATACCACTTACGGCCAGAAAGCGCTGAACGCTATTACTGGCCGGGGCTGGTGGATTGGTCGTCCCATTGAGATGCCCGGCTCGCGGCCGCTGCGGCTGGAGCACGGCAATATCGGCTCGCAGCTGACTGACTGGCCCGCCGAGCACGTCGTGAAATGCCTGGTGTTCTATCATCCGGACGACAGCGCCGAGATGCGCAAAGCGCAGGATGAGCTGGTGCTCGACGTCTGGAAAGGCTGCAACAAGAGCGGGCATGAGCTGCTGCTTGAGGTGATTTTGCCCGAAAGCAATCCCGATCGTAACGAAGCCCACTATCTCACTATCCTCAGCCACTTCTATCAGCTGGGTATTCAGCCCGACTGGTGGAAGCTGCCGCCGCTGTCGGCGGAGAGCTGGCAGGCGATCGGCGGCCTGATTGAGCAGCAGGACCCTCACTGTCGTGGCATTTTGCTGCTGGGTCTCGACGCGCCGGAAGAGACGTTAAAGGCGGGTTTCGCCGCGGCGGCGCAGGCCCCGTGGGTAAAAGGCTTTGCGGTGGGGCGCACTATTTTCGGCCAGCCGTCGCGCCAGTGGCTGCAGGGCGAGCTGGATGATGCGGCGCTGGTAGAGAAGGTGAAGGGCAACTATCTGCGGCTGATCGGCTACTGGCGTGCTGCGCGCGGTTAGTCGCGGACTGGTTATAGAGGCGGCACAAAAGCTTAAGAGCGGGAGGCATAAACCGAAGAAGCGTCCTGCGCCAGGGGCAAAAACGCATAGCCTTGGCCCGGTAACGGACGCACCCCGGGGATGAGGTGCGGATCCGCGCGGGGCGAGCGAGCATGGATGCATAAGCGACTTTGCGATCGGGTTATGCCTCACGCGTCAGCACAATGCCGCTCACCTCAACGACGGGAAGAATCCCGTCGTTTTTCTTTCAATAGCTTATTTCAGCGTGATGCTCTGAATGATGCTGTCCGCATCGCTCTGCGCCTGCTGCTGGTTGTCGCCCGGCAGGGTAATCTGCAGCGTCAGCAGTTTGCCGTCGACCTTCGCCAGAATCACCGAGGACCAGGAGGTCTGGTTATTGGCGGAGACCACGCTGTCCAGACGCTGCGCAGGCTGATCTTTCAGGGTAATCGCTTTATCAGAGACCACCTGCAGCTGCGGGTCGCGGTTGCGCTGCTGCTGTTCCAGACGCTGCGCCAGCACATCCAGCCCTTCGTTAGTGGCTTCGCCGGCGATAACGATCACGGCACGCGCGCCGGTTTCATCGGCGTAAACATGCATATTCGTCGTCTGGTTGCCCAGCTTGCCGCTCTTGTCCGACATGCCTGCCGGCAGCGAGAAGCTCAGCTTGCCGTCCAGCAGCGTTACGTTCTGCGCCGACTGGCTGGCGCTGGTGCCGTTGCTGCCGGTGGCGTCATCTTTCTTCTGATCGCAGGCCGCCAGGCCCAGCACCAGTAAGCCAATTCCCGCATATTTCACTAAGTTTCGCATCTGAATCCCTTTATTTGATTCCAGTAAGGCGTTCATACAACTCGAATCAGGCGGCAAAAGCAACCGCCCGATTGTCAGCAGATCTTAGCGGGTGATGGCGAAAGGCTCTATCGCCGCTTAGCCGAAATTTATCTGCGGGCGCTGCGAGCGCTCCGCCAGACGTTTCAGCATCGCATTGAGCAGCACACCGTAGGCGGGCAGGAAGAAGACCAGGCAGATCAGCACTTTAAAGCTGTAGTCCACCAGCGCGATCTCAACCCAGTGCGCGGCCATAAAGGGGTCTGTGCTCTTATAGAAGGCGATAAAGAAGAAGGCGAGCGTATCGCTGATATTGCCGAGGAACATTGCGCAGCCCGGCGCAATCCACCACTGCGGCAGCTGGCGCAGGCGGTTAAAGACGTGAACGTCGAGGATCTGCCCCAGCGCGTAGGCCATAAAGCTGGCGCAGGCGATGCGCGCGACGAACAGGTTAACGTTTTGCAGCGTCGCCAGGCCCTGCCACTCTCCCTGATAGAAGAGGCTGGAGACCAGATAGGAGACAAACAGCGCCGGAACCATCACCGCGAGGATAATGCGGCGTGCCAGCGGCGCGCCGAAAATACGCACGGTCAGATCGGTGGCCAGAAAGATAAACGGGAAGCTAAAGGCGCCCCAGGTGGTATGGAAGCCGAAAATAGAAACCGGCAGCTGCACCAGATAGTTGCTGGAGATAATCACCAGCAGGTGAAACAGGGAGAGCCAGATCAGCGCATGCTGACGCTGACGCGAAGAAAATGCGATCATCGTTGGACCTTTTTCATATTGGGGTGAGGGAACCCATTGCCGCGCAAAACTGAGCCAGCGCGACGGTATCAATGTTAAAAACCGCGGCATCTTACCGCGTTGTGCTATTTACGCAATGGTTAATTTTAACGCAATCGTTCTCGTCTTGCGTCTGCGGGGCGGCGCGTTAAAATGAGCGCCCCCTGTTTAGAACCGAGTGATTTATGAGCGACAACTTCTCCCATGCCGACCATCAGCTGGATGCCCTGGGCCTGCGCTGCCCGGAGCCGGTAATGATGGTGCGTAAAACGGTCCGCACCATGCAGGATGGGGAAACGCTGCTGATTATCGCCGACGATCCGGCTACCACGCGCGATATTCCCGGCTTCTGCCGCTTTATGGAGCATCGCCTGCTGGCGCAGCAGACCGAGACCCTGCCTTATCACTACCTGATCCAGAAGGGCCTCGGCGCCTGATCGTCGGGCGCGCTACCTGTGACGCGCGCGCAGCAGCCGCAGCGCGTTAGCGGTCACCAGCGCCGTTGCGCCGGAGTCGGCGACCACCGCCAGCCACAGGCCGGTCAGCCCCAGCAGCGTCGTCACCAGAAACAGCGCCTTCAGCCCCAGCGCAATGGCGATATTTTGCCGCAGCGTGGCGCGCGTGCGTCGCGCCAGCGCGACCAGCGACGGCAGCAGCGGCAACGCATCGCGCGTCAGCGCGGCGTCGGCGGTCTCCAGCGCGATATCGCTGCCGCTGCCCATGGCGATGCCGATGGTGGCCGCCTTCATCGCGGGCGCGTCGTTGATACCGTCGCCGACCATCGCCAGCGGGTGCTGCTGGCCCAGCGCGCGAATGGCATCAACCTTGTCGCCAGGCAGCAGGCCGGCGCGAAAGTCGATCTCGAGTTCGCGGGCGATCGCCGCCGCCGCGCGCGGGTTGTCTCCGGTGAGCATCAGGCTCTCAATGCCCATCTTCTTCAGCGTCGCCAGCGCGGCGCGCGCGTGGGCGCGCAGGTTATCGCGCAGCGCAATCGCCCCCAGCGGTTCGCCGTCGCGCAGGATCGCCACCAGCGTTTGCCCCTGTTCTTCCTGTTGCAGGATCTGTGCGCGCTGCGCGGCGCTTAATGTCTCGACGCGGCCAGGGGAGAGCAGTTCCACCTGCGCGCCCTCTATTTGCGCAGCGATGCCGCTGCCCGCCAGCGTCATCTGATGGCTGGCGCAGGGCAGTGCCAGCTGCCGCTCGGCGGCGGCCGTGACGATCGCGGCCGCCAGCGGATGCGTTGAGCCCTGTTCCACCGCCGCCGCCAGCGCCAGCAGCTCATCTTGCGAGGCGGAGGCGAAGCAGAGTACGGCGGTGACCTGCGGTTTGCCCTGGGTCAGGGTACCGGTTTTGTCGAAGGCAAAGGCGCGAACCTGGCTAAGGCGCTCCAGCGCCGCGCCGCCTTTGATCAGCGCGCCCTGGCGCGCGGCGGCGGCGAGGCCGGAAGTAATGGCGGCAGGCGTTGCGATCACCAGCGCGCAGGGGCAGCCGATCAGCAGCAGCGTCAGCCCTTTATAGATCCACGGCAGCCAGTCGCCGAAACCGAGCAGCGGCGGTGCCACCATCACCAGCGCGGCCAGCAGCATAATCAACGGCGTAT encodes the following:
- a CDS encoding zinc/cadmium/mercury/lead-transporting ATPase; the encoded protein is MQHHHSHACGCGRSRHTHSATKPLCALPAASSARLNISAASPVQPACGGGCCEAADESPGGDSDCGDGDRESDRQGAWRYSWRVSGMDCPSCARTVETAVSQLPEVLRTRVIFASEKLLVEASADVAAAVEQAVARAGFSLVGDAPTPRPASRWRENRALLLLAALMLASVTLSQFMPRWGDGLFILTTLIGLWPVARSAWRRARSGSPFTIETLMSVAAAGALLIGAHAEAAMVLLLFLLGERLEAFAAARARSGVTQLMALRPENATRLSGGGRETVALSALRPGDVIEVAAGGRLPVDGRLLSDEASLDESALTGESLPVTREKGDALLAGATSVDRLIQLEVTSEPGASAIDRILTLIEEADSHRAPVERFIDRFSRLYTPLIMLLAALVMVAPPLLGFGDWLPWIYKGLTLLLIGCPCALVIATPAAITSGLAAAARQGALIKGGAALERLSQVRAFAFDKTGTLTQGKPQVTAVLCFASASQDELLALAAAVEQGSTHPLAAAIVTAAAERQLALPCASHQMTLAGSGIAAQIEGAQVELLSPGRVETLSAAQRAQILQQEEQGQTLVAILRDGEPLGAIALRDNLRAHARAALATLKKMGIESLMLTGDNPRAAAAIARELEIDFRAGLLPGDKVDAIRALGQQHPLAMVGDGINDAPAMKAATIGIAMGSGSDIALETADAALTRDALPLLPSLVALARRTRATLRQNIAIALGLKALFLVTTLLGLTGLWLAVVADSGATALVTANALRLLRARHR
- a CDS encoding 7-cyano-7-deazaguanine/7-aminomethyl-7-deazaguanine transporter; protein product: MIAFSSRQRQHALIWLSLFHLLVIISSNYLVQLPVSIFGFHTTWGAFSFPFIFLATDLTVRIFGAPLARRIILAVMVPALFVSYLVSSLFYQGEWQGLATLQNVNLFVARIACASFMAYALGQILDVHVFNRLRQLPQWWIAPGCAMFLGNISDTLAFFFIAFYKSTDPFMAAHWVEIALVDYSFKVLICLVFFLPAYGVLLNAMLKRLAERSQRPQINFG
- a CDS encoding DcrB family lipoprotein, translating into MRNLVKYAGIGLLVLGLAACDQKKDDATGSNGTSASQSAQNVTLLDGKLSFSLPAGMSDKSGKLGNQTTNMHVYADETGARAVIVIAGEATNEGLDVLAQRLEQQQRNRDPQLQVVSDKAITLKDQPAQRLDSVVSANNQTSWSSVILAKVDGKLLTLQITLPGDNQQQAQSDADSIIQSITLK
- a CDS encoding bifunctional 5-dehydro-2-deoxygluconokinase/5-dehydro-2-deoxyphosphogluconate aldolase, which codes for MSTQQKRLDVICIGRIAVDLYGQQIGARLEDMSTFAKYLGGSSGNVAYGTAIQGLKSAMLARVGDEHNGRFLREELNRVGCNTEGLITDKQRLTGLVILGIKDEESFPLIFYRDNCADMGLVPEDIDEEFINASRAVAVTGTHLSHPQTRAAVLKALDIAKRNGLRTALDIDYRPVLWGLTSLGDGETRFIASQQVTRQLQEVLHYFDLIVGTEEEFHIAGGSTDTLAALRSVRQATQATLVCKRGPLGCVVFEGEIPDSWEQTRLHSGVRVDVLNVLGAGDAFMSGLLRGWLNDEGWEQACRYANACGALVVSRHGCAPAMPTKAELDDFLSRDQQVKRPDLDQRLNHLHRVTTRKQRWPELNVFAFDHRKQLADMAREAGVDESRIPALKVLLLKAAEEAARDAGLESKSGILADTTYGQKALNAITGRGWWIGRPIEMPGSRPLRLEHGNIGSQLTDWPAEHVVKCLVFYHPDDSAEMRKAQDELVLDVWKGCNKSGHELLLEVILPESNPDRNEAHYLTILSHFYQLGIQPDWWKLPPLSAESWQAIGGLIEQQDPHCRGILLLGLDAPEETLKAGFAAAAQAPWVKGFAVGRTIFGQPSRQWLQGELDDAALVEKVKGNYLRLIGYWRAARG
- the tusA gene encoding sulfurtransferase TusA, whose translation is MSDNFSHADHQLDALGLRCPEPVMMVRKTVRTMQDGETLLIIADDPATTRDIPGFCRFMEHRLLAQQTETLPYHYLIQKGLGA